The region AGCTGTGTCTTCCCTCTGTTTCGGATAGCCCCCCCCCCTGTAGAACATGTCCGGACTCCAGACTGTGACGGTGTTCGTCAGACAGCGGCTGACTGCAGCTGTCGACGAGATAATCGGCCACTTAGAGTCAACACTGACCGAGTATGAAGAGGAGATGGAGTGCCGCTATCGCAAACTGCTGCTAGACACGGTGTCCAAGCCCGAGGAGAAGCTGCAAAGAGCAGGTCAGTATGAAAACACATCTCCTGCGTTGGTGGTGCTGCACCGATTCACGTGACAGCTCAGGCTACTTCTACATAGGCTATTAAGAGAATCAGTAGAATGTGAGAACTGATTGCTACATAAAGATGTGACGTTAGTTGATCAACgctccctctgtgtgttgtgatCCAGGCTACAGTATTCTAATGCTTTACAACCTCAGTATTAAGTTGAAGCCAtaattacatgacattacactTGTTTTTAGATgtagataaaaatgaaaaagggtgATCATGATCACAGACATCACTAAGGCCAACTGAGGATTTCATTAAATGTTGCTGTCAACACATTCAGAACAGTTATTATTGGTCTGAATGTGTTGACAATGCACATTAATTAACATGAGCTCTTCGGTCAGTTATGTTATCGTACCAAATACACAAATTTTCATCTGCAGTTAATCTATGCTTGCACAAATAAGCAGGCAACAAGCATCCATCAGCACATGGCTgagccatcagtgtatgaacgGGTATGAATGTCAGTAAGTCCTGATGGACatgtggcaccttgcatggtagcccctgccatcacaATGACATAACCACCAACATAACTCCCGATTATCACAAGCTCCTCTTGATCAGTTTtactaatataataaaaaaatatatgtaatatattcaaataaataataggtGAGACACCGTTAAAAGAAGTCACATAGGAAATAGCTAAAAAGAGACATGTATATAACACGATAGagtaataaatacaataaataaaagtaataaagaaGACAGAGCTTATTAATATACATAATTAATGATGTGGAGTTTGGGTTTATTTGAACTTGGATGTCAGTCTGTAATTCACTGTTTTCTGCAGATGTCCAGCTTCATTTGCTGATtaaagaagagcagcaggagtggagcCCCGGCCTGGACGAAGAAGACCCAGTgcgcacacacattaaagaggaacaggaggttTTCTGGACCAGTCAGGAGGTTAGAACCCAGCTACCAGGACCGCAGGAGGGGGAGTTCACATTCACTCCTGTCCTTGTGAagagtgaggatgaggaagagaaacCTCAGTTCTTACTGCTTCATCAAAGACAAACTGATgaagacagagaggcagagcctCCAGCCAGCAGCTCAGCTGAACAGATGAAAACCGAGGCTGATGGAGAGAACTGTGGAGGATCAGAACCAGACAGAGTTTTAGTACCTGGTTTTAAATGTCTATCTGCATCTGATGACAAGACTTCACAGTGTTCTGGTGCTGTGGCTGAAGACAGCAATGATTGTTGGAAGGAGATCAGGAAACCTCAGacagatttaaatattttgaaaaataaagttccTGTAAGTGATATGGGACCTAAATCCTTTAGCTGCTCAAAATGTGGTAAAAGATTTGGACAGAAGCACCATCTTCAGACACACATGAGATGCCATACTGGAGAGAAACCCTTTAGTTGTTCTCTTTGTGATAAAAGATTTAGTCAGAAGGGAAATCTGACACAACACATGACAGTCCACACAAGGGAGAAACCATGCAGTTGTCCTGTCTGTGGCGAAAGATTTGCACAAAAAGGAAATCTGACACAACACATGACTGTCCACACAAGAGAAAACTTTGTTGGT is a window of Anoplopoma fimbria isolate UVic2021 breed Golden Eagle Sablefish chromosome 3, Afim_UVic_2022, whole genome shotgun sequence DNA encoding:
- the LOC129089181 gene encoding zinc finger protein 354C-like, coding for MSGLQTVTVFVRQRLTAAVDEIIGHLESTLTEYEEEMECRYRKLLLDTVSKPEEKLQRADVQLHLLIKEEQQEWSPGLDEEDPVRTHIKEEQEVFWTSQEVRTQLPGPQEGEFTFTPVLVKSEDEEEKPQFLLLHQRQTDEDREAEPPASSSAEQMKTEADGENCGGSEPDRVLVPGFKCLSASDDKTSQCSGAVAEDSNDCWKEIRKPQTDLNILKNKVPVSDMGPKSFSCSKCGKRFGQKHHLQTHMRCHTGEKPFSCSLCDKRFSQKGNLTQHMTVHTREKPCSCPVCGERFAQKGNLTQHMTVHTRENFVGERLTKGNRITHFTKH